In Tursiops truncatus isolate mTurTru1 chromosome 19, mTurTru1.mat.Y, whole genome shotgun sequence, a genomic segment contains:
- the LOC101339889 gene encoding cytoplasmic tRNA 2-thiolation protein 1 encodes MPAPRCASCHKARAALRRPRSGQALCTTCFCASFEAEVLHTVVAGRLLPPGAVVAVGASGGKDSTVLAHVLRELAPRLGISLHLVAVDEGIGGYRDAALAAVRRQAARWELPLTVVAYAELFGGWTMDAVARSTAGSGRSRSCCTFCGVLRRRALEEGARRVGATHVVTGHNADDMAETVLMNFLRGDAGRLARGGGLGSPGEGGALPRCRPLQLASQKEVVLYAHFRRLDYFSEECVYAPEAFRGHARDLLKLLEAARPSAVLDLVHSAERLALAPAARPPPPGACSRCGALASRALCQACALLEGLNRGRPRLAIGKGRRGLDEEGSPREPQPSGPPTSEPIPGF; translated from the exons ATGCCCGCCCCGCGGTGCGCCTCCTGCCACAAGGCGCGAGCCGCCCTCCGCCGTCCGCGCTCGGGCCAGGCGCTGTGCACCACCTGCTTCTGCGCCTCCTTCGAGGCCGAGGTGCTGCACACGGTGGTCGCGGGCCGCCTGCTGCCGCCCGGCGCCGTGGTGGCCGTGGGCGCCTCGGGCGGCAAGGACTCCACTGTGCTGGCGCACGTGCTGCGCGAGCTGGCCCCGCGCCTGGGCATCTCGCTGCACCTCGTGGCCGTGGACGAGGGCATCGGCGGCTACCGGGACGCGGCGCTGGCGGCCGTGCGGCGGCAAGCAGCACGCTGGGAGCTCCCGCTCACCGTCGTGGCCTACGCAGAGCTCTTCGGGGGCTGGACGATGGACGCCGTGGCCCGCAGCACGGCCGGCTCCGGCCGCAGCCGCTCCTGTTGCACCTTCTGCGGGGTGCTGCGACGCCGGGCGCTAGAGGAAGGGGCGCGCCGCGTGGGAGCCACGCACGTCGTGACGG GACACAACGCCGACGACATGGCGGAGACGGTGCTCATGAACTTCCTGCGGGGCGACGCGGGCCGGCTGGCGCGCGGCGGGGGCCTGGGCTCTCCGGGCGAGGGGGGCGCCCTGCCGCGCTGCCGCCCGCTGCAGCTGGCCTCGCAGAAGGAGGTGGTGCTGTACGCGCACTTCCGCCGCCTGGACTACTTCTCCGAGGAGTGCGTGTACGCGCCCGAGGCCTTCCGCGGCCACGCGCGCGACCTGCTCAAGCTGCTGGAGGCGGCGCGGCCGTCGGCGGTGCTGGACCTCGTGCACTCGGCCGAGCGCCTGGCGCTGGCCCCGGCcgcgcggcccccgccccccggcgCCTGCTCCCGCTGCGGGGCGCTGGCCAGCCGCGCGCTCTGCCAGGCCTGCGCCCTCCTGGAAGGCCTGAACCGCGGCCGGCCCCGCCTGGCCATCGGCAAGGGCCGCCGGGGGCTGGACGAGGAGGGGTCGCCGCGGGAGCCACAGCCGTCCGGACCCCCGACTTCAGAGCCCATCCCCGGCTTCTAG